A portion of the Cellulophaga algicola DSM 14237 genome contains these proteins:
- a CDS encoding sugar MFS transporter, giving the protein MTTNQPASTTPKNNTLVPIAIIAGLFFIFGFVTWINGALIPFMKTINELTDTQSYLVASASYISFVVMALPASYILKKIGYKKGMSLGLIIMAVGALVFIPAAEARTYWIFLTGIFIQGAGMTLLQTASNPYITILGPIDSAAKRIAIMGIANKVAGGLGSVIFGAILLSGIGGVKEQLATVSAEEKITVLNTMADSVVIPYIIMAIVLFILGLLILKAPLPNVTAQPIEVPKEGHKTKTSIFQFPHLWLGVFALFLYVGVEVIAGDTIIAYGISLDIPVERAKFFTLFTLMAMVATYALGVALIPKIISQAFALRASAIIGIVFSLCIVSTSGFISVLFVAALGIANALVWPAIWPLALTGLGKFTERGAALLIMAISGGAILPLLYGALVDHKKEAYVASAITEASATAQAATFGYWILVPCYVFILYYAFWGHKRGLENN; this is encoded by the coding sequence ATGACCACAAACCAGCCCGCATCAACTACTCCTAAAAATAACACGTTAGTCCCTATAGCTATTATTGCTGGGTTATTTTTCATTTTCGGATTTGTTACATGGATCAATGGAGCTTTAATTCCATTTATGAAAACCATCAACGAACTGACAGATACACAATCTTATTTAGTGGCTTCGGCATCTTATATTTCATTTGTGGTCATGGCATTACCAGCTTCTTATATCTTAAAAAAGATTGGATATAAAAAAGGAATGTCTCTTGGATTAATCATTATGGCCGTAGGGGCTTTGGTTTTTATTCCTGCAGCAGAGGCTAGAACCTATTGGATTTTCTTAACTGGAATCTTTATACAAGGCGCAGGAATGACACTTTTACAAACTGCCTCTAACCCATACATAACCATTTTAGGGCCTATAGATAGTGCCGCTAAGAGAATTGCAATTATGGGAATTGCGAACAAAGTAGCTGGAGGATTGGGCTCAGTTATTTTTGGAGCTATTCTATTATCTGGAATAGGAGGGGTTAAAGAACAATTAGCAACCGTTAGTGCTGAAGAAAAAATAACGGTACTCAATACGATGGCAGATAGTGTGGTAATACCTTATATTATTATGGCAATAGTACTTTTTATATTAGGACTACTAATTTTAAAAGCTCCTTTACCAAATGTAACCGCACAGCCTATAGAAGTACCAAAGGAAGGTCATAAAACAAAAACAAGTATTTTTCAATTTCCACATTTATGGTTGGGTGTTTTTGCTTTATTCCTATATGTTGGTGTTGAAGTTATTGCAGGAGATACTATTATAGCATACGGGATATCATTAGATATTCCTGTAGAACGTGCTAAATTTTTTACCCTATTTACCCTAATGGCTATGGTGGCCACTTATGCTCTTGGTGTTGCCCTTATTCCTAAAATCATAAGTCAGGCTTTTGCACTTCGTGCAAGTGCTATTATAGGTATTGTATTTTCCTTATGTATTGTAAGTACCTCTGGTTTTATCTCTGTTCTTTTTGTGGCCGCTTTAGGAATTGCAAATGCCTTAGTTTGGCCTGCCATTTGGCCTTTAGCATTAACCGGTTTAGGAAAATTCACAGAAAGAGGTGCTGCATTATTAATTATGGCCATATCTGGAGGGGCCATATTACCTTTACTATATGGAGCATTAGTTGATCATAAAAAAGAAGCCTATGTAGCCTCTGCTATAACCGAAGCTTCCGCTACCGCTCAAGCAGCAACCTTTGGCTATTGGATACTAGTACCATGTTATGTATTTATTCTTTATTATGCCTTCTGGGGTCATAAGCGAGGATTAGAAAATAATTAA
- the galK gene encoding galactokinase codes for MSFYINFTPDLIVESPGRINLIGEHTDYNLGYVLPTAIDKKITLKLRKNNSADCNVYSLDNEKNITFSLNNISPSTESWENYILGVLHEIQQLTDKLEGFDCVLSSTLPIGSGLSSSAALECGLAFGLNELFDLGLSKIQIVHLSRAAEHNYVGTKCGIMDQYASVMSKSGYVIKLDCRSLASEYIPLHLGDYKLLLLNTKISHSLADSEYNTRLAECSTGVEAIKTLNPSVVSLRDVDASMLEAVKDTITATVFDRCAYIIEENERVLHASEALTQGDLTSFGTLMYGSHDGLQHKYEVSCPELDFMVAYSRAKDFILGSRMMGGGFGGCTINLIHKDAIEDYISEIASAYKSKFNIELDAYIAMPAHGTMLKTL; via the coding sequence ATGAGCTTCTATATCAACTTTACCCCAGACTTAATTGTTGAATCGCCTGGACGTATTAATTTAATTGGTGAACATACTGATTATAACCTTGGTTATGTATTACCAACAGCAATTGATAAGAAAATCACGCTAAAACTACGAAAAAATAACAGCGCGGATTGTAATGTTTATAGTTTAGATAATGAAAAAAATATTACTTTTTCATTAAACAATATTAGTCCTAGTACTGAAAGTTGGGAAAATTACATTCTAGGTGTTTTACATGAAATACAACAACTAACAGATAAACTGGAAGGTTTTGATTGTGTTTTGAGTAGTACGCTTCCTATAGGATCTGGGTTAAGCTCTTCTGCCGCCTTAGAATGCGGACTAGCTTTTGGTTTGAACGAATTGTTTGATTTGGGATTATCCAAAATTCAAATTGTTCATCTATCCCGTGCTGCAGAACATAATTACGTAGGTACTAAATGCGGTATTATGGATCAATATGCATCTGTAATGAGCAAATCTGGATATGTAATTAAATTAGATTGCAGAAGCTTAGCCTCTGAATACATCCCTTTACACCTAGGAGACTACAAATTACTTTTATTAAATACGAAAATTTCTCATAGCCTTGCAGATAGCGAATACAATACAAGATTAGCAGAATGTAGTACCGGGGTTGAAGCAATTAAAACATTAAACCCATCTGTTGTATCCCTACGAGATGTAGATGCATCAATGCTAGAAGCGGTAAAAGATACTATTACCGCAACAGTTTTTGATAGGTGCGCATATATCATTGAAGAAAATGAACGTGTATTACATGCCTCAGAAGCACTTACCCAAGGAGATTTAACTTCTTTTGGCACCTTAATGTATGGGTCTCATGACGGTTTACAACACAAATATGAAGTAAGTTGTCCTGAATTAGATTTTATGGTTGCCTATTCTCGTGCTAAAGATTTTATACTTGGCTCTAGAATGATGGGAGGTGGTTTTGGCGGTTGTACCATCAATTTAATTCATAAAGATGCCATTGAAGACTACATCTCTGAAATTGCTAGCGCTTACAAATCAAAATTTAATATTGAATTAGACGCATATATTGCCATGCCAGCTCACGGTACTATGCTTAAAACACTATAA
- a CDS encoding NUDIX hydrolase produces the protein MEESRYALASKLYVAVDCIIFGFDDGELKILVFNRQVAPLKGMWSLIGSFVLINESAEAAGKRVLKDFTGLDDIFMEELKTYSDVARDSGARCISIGQYALIRLTEKNTNLAAKYGAKWFEVSKVPDLVLDHNQMVADGLQRLRNVAQFYPIGLELLPKKFTIPQLQKLYEEIFQKKMDTRNFRKKLLSLNILIQLDEKDKSGSKKGAFLYEFDYAKYRKLKNKGFSFSLFKV, from the coding sequence TTGGAAGAAAGTAGATATGCATTGGCATCTAAATTATATGTAGCGGTAGATTGTATAATTTTTGGTTTTGATGACGGAGAACTAAAGATATTAGTATTTAATAGACAAGTAGCGCCTTTAAAAGGAATGTGGTCGCTTATAGGTAGTTTCGTTTTAATCAATGAATCTGCTGAAGCTGCAGGTAAGAGGGTTTTAAAAGATTTTACGGGATTAGATGATATTTTTATGGAAGAATTGAAAACATATTCTGATGTAGCGAGAGACTCTGGAGCACGTTGTATTTCAATAGGGCAGTATGCGCTGATACGGTTAACCGAAAAAAACACCAATTTAGCTGCTAAGTATGGTGCTAAATGGTTTGAAGTTTCAAAAGTGCCAGATTTAGTTTTAGATCATAACCAAATGGTAGCTGATGGGTTACAGCGATTAAGAAATGTTGCCCAGTTTTACCCTATTGGCTTAGAGTTACTTCCAAAGAAATTTACGATCCCACAACTTCAAAAGTTGTATGAAGAAATTTTTCAAAAAAAAATGGATACACGTAACTTTAGAAAGAAACTCTTATCGCTGAATATTCTTATTCAATTAGATGAAAAAGATAAATCTGGTTCTAAAAAAGGAGCTTTTTTATATGAATTTGATTATGCGAAATATAGAAAATTAAAAAATAAAGGATTTAGCTTTTCACTTTTCAAAGTTTAA
- a CDS encoding UDP-glucose--hexose-1-phosphate uridylyltransferase, translated as MNTVFNENPHRRYNILTGEWVLVSPHRTKRPWQGKVEKPFIPLTATYDKNCYLCPTNTRMGGGQNPDYKSAYSFVNDFSALLSDTPSGTVDDNLLQAKSERGLCKVICFSPNHSLTLPLMEENDIEAVISLWQKEYTELGNLSYVNHVQIFENKGDTMGCSNPHPHGQIWAQESIPQEIAKKSKNLSDYWNKNKKSLLLSYIEQELKLKERIVIENEHFVALVPFWAIWPYETMIVPKRHIKNIALMNNAEKTDFSKTIKELTIKYDNLFSTSFPYSAGIHQAPTDNEAHEEWHFHMSFYPPLLRSATVKKFMVGYEMFADAQRDITAEQAAKSLRELDRVHYSKR; from the coding sequence ATGAATACAGTTTTTAACGAAAACCCACACAGAAGATATAATATACTTACCGGAGAATGGGTATTGGTTTCTCCTCATAGAACAAAACGACCGTGGCAAGGAAAGGTAGAAAAGCCTTTTATTCCTTTGACAGCAACCTATGATAAAAACTGCTATTTATGCCCTACGAACACAAGAATGGGTGGCGGACAAAATCCTGATTATAAGAGTGCTTATTCATTTGTGAATGATTTTTCGGCATTATTATCAGATACTCCCTCTGGAACCGTTGATGATAATTTATTGCAAGCTAAATCAGAAAGAGGCTTATGTAAAGTGATCTGTTTTTCACCGAATCATTCGCTAACATTACCTTTAATGGAAGAAAATGATATTGAAGCGGTAATTTCCCTTTGGCAAAAAGAGTATACGGAATTAGGCAATCTATCGTATGTGAATCACGTTCAAATTTTTGAAAATAAAGGAGACACTATGGGCTGTAGCAATCCACATCCGCACGGACAAATTTGGGCACAAGAGTCAATTCCCCAAGAAATTGCGAAAAAGTCAAAAAATCTAAGTGATTATTGGAACAAAAATAAAAAAAGTTTACTTTTATCTTATATTGAGCAAGAATTAAAGCTCAAAGAACGTATTGTAATTGAAAATGAGCACTTTGTAGCCTTAGTACCATTTTGGGCAATTTGGCCATACGAGACCATGATTGTTCCGAAAAGACATATTAAGAACATTGCTTTAATGAATAATGCTGAAAAAACAGATTTTTCAAAAACAATTAAAGAGCTTACCATTAAATATGATAACCTTTTTAGTACAAGTTTTCCTTATTCTGCCGGTATACATCAAGCACCTACTGATAATGAAGCACACGAAGAATGGCATTTTCACATGTCTTTTTACCCGCCATTGCTAAGGTCTGCTACGGTAAAGAAATTTATGGTTGGTTATGAAATGTTTGCAGATGCGCAAAGAGATATTACAGCAGAACAAGCTGCCAAAAGTTTGAGAGAATTAGACCGTGTTCATTACAGTAAACGTTAA
- a CDS encoding DUF6691 family protein, whose translation MKFLKFLFVGIFFGIVLVKSEAVSWYRIFEMFKFQSFHMYGIIGSAVFIGIIALQIIKKYHIKSIDGEAIIVPQKAKNYKANSIGGIIFGLGWALGGACPGPMYMLLGTGVFAMVIVILSAMLGTFVYGLIKNKLPQ comes from the coding sequence ATGAAATTTTTAAAATTCTTATTCGTCGGTATATTTTTTGGAATAGTTTTGGTGAAATCTGAAGCTGTTTCTTGGTATAGAATCTTTGAAATGTTTAAGTTTCAGTCATTTCATATGTACGGAATTATTGGTTCTGCGGTATTCATTGGTATCATCGCTTTACAAATTATTAAAAAATACCATATAAAAAGTATTGACGGCGAGGCAATTATCGTTCCTCAAAAAGCTAAAAATTATAAGGCTAATAGTATTGGCGGTATTATTTTTGGATTAGGATGGGCACTCGGAGGTGCATGTCCTGGCCCTATGTATATGCTTTTAGGAACTGGAGTGTTTGCTATGGTCATCGTTATTTTATCGGCCATGCTAGGTACCTTTGTGTATGGGCTGATAAAAAACAAACTACCCCAGTAA
- a CDS encoding Gfo/Idh/MocA family oxidoreductase, producing MQPISTALCSFGMSGRVFHAPFIAVNPKFTLYGVLERTKNLAQDKYPHIKTFRSLEDLLADDAIELVVVNTPNITHYEFAKKTILAGKNLIVEKPFTATVTEAEELIALAQQKNVMISVYHNRRYDSDFLSLKEVLDSGVLGEIVEAEFHYDRYKPELSEKVHKEVPTGAVGSLYDLGAHLIDQAIQLFGTPDAVFADIAAFRPNSQVGDYFDVKLFYPSHRVILKSSYFVREPLPENILHGKKGSFIKTKADVQEQDLQTGKIPNAPHWGIEPDADKGILHTEKNGVVVKEKITSLKGDYMLYYDAIYDAIRANKPVPVSAKEGMEVIRIIEAALKVTKKKEWYT from the coding sequence ATGCAACCAATTAGTACTGCATTATGTTCTTTTGGAATGAGTGGCCGTGTTTTCCACGCCCCATTTATAGCGGTAAATCCAAAATTTACCTTGTACGGTGTCTTAGAAAGAACTAAAAACTTAGCGCAAGATAAATACCCACATATTAAAACGTTTAGATCTCTTGAAGATTTACTCGCAGATGATGCTATAGAATTAGTAGTGGTAAATACTCCTAATATTACGCATTATGAATTTGCCAAAAAAACTATTCTTGCTGGTAAAAACCTAATTGTTGAAAAACCTTTCACCGCCACTGTTACAGAAGCAGAAGAATTAATAGCATTAGCCCAACAAAAAAATGTTATGATCTCTGTCTATCACAATAGAAGATATGATAGTGATTTTCTAAGTTTAAAAGAAGTGTTAGATAGCGGCGTACTCGGAGAAATCGTAGAAGCAGAATTTCATTACGACAGATATAAGCCCGAATTAAGTGAAAAAGTACATAAGGAAGTACCTACCGGAGCCGTTGGTAGCTTATATGATTTAGGAGCACACCTTATAGACCAAGCTATACAATTGTTTGGCACTCCTGATGCTGTATTTGCGGATATCGCTGCCTTTAGACCAAACTCACAAGTAGGTGATTATTTTGATGTGAAACTCTTTTACCCATCACATAGGGTAATTCTCAAATCTAGCTATTTTGTACGTGAACCTTTACCTGAAAACATCTTACATGGTAAAAAGGGTTCATTTATAAAAACAAAAGCAGATGTTCAAGAGCAAGATTTACAGACAGGAAAAATACCTAATGCTCCGCATTGGGGAATAGAACCCGATGCCGATAAAGGAATTTTACATACCGAAAAAAACGGAGTGGTGGTAAAAGAAAAAATCACCTCTTTAAAAGGTGATTATATGTTGTATTACGATGCCATCTATGATGCCATTAGAGCTAATAAACCTGTTCCAGTAAGCGCAAAAGAAGGCATGGAAGTCATCCGCATCATTGAAGCGGCGCTCAAAGTAACCAAGAAAAAAGAGTGGTATACTTAA
- a CDS encoding YeeE/YedE family protein: MNFLLDPWPWYVSGPLIAVTMISLILFGKTFGMSSNLRTLCTIGGAGKYADFFKFDWKTQKWNLTVVLGTIIGGFIAANLLSNDSTMALSEATITDLQALGFSNIGETLLPPELFSLENMFTLKSLSILIISGFLVGFGTRYAGGCTSGHAITGLSNLQLPSLVAVIGFFIGGLFMIYVLFPLIF, translated from the coding sequence ATGAATTTTTTATTAGATCCTTGGCCATGGTATGTTTCGGGGCCACTTATAGCAGTGACTATGATTTCCCTCATACTCTTCGGGAAAACGTTTGGAATGTCCTCTAACCTAAGAACACTATGTACTATTGGCGGGGCAGGAAAATATGCTGATTTTTTCAAATTTGATTGGAAGACCCAAAAATGGAACTTGACAGTAGTTTTAGGAACCATAATAGGTGGCTTTATTGCCGCAAATTTATTATCAAATGATAGTACTATGGCTCTTAGTGAAGCTACCATAACAGACTTACAGGCTTTAGGATTTTCAAATATTGGAGAAACTCTTTTGCCTCCAGAATTGTTTAGCCTAGAAAATATGTTTACGTTAAAAAGCTTATCCATTCTTATTATCTCAGGATTTCTAGTGGGCTTTGGCACACGCTATGCTGGTGGTTGCACTTCTGGACATGCTATTACAGGTTTAAGCAACTTACAGCTCCCTTCTTTAGTTGCTGTGATTGGTTTTTTTATCGGAGGTCTATTTATGATTTATGTATTATTCCCTTTAATTTTTTAA
- a CDS encoding LacI family DNA-binding transcriptional regulator → MSKKITLKELALISEFSVSTISKALSDNREISTKTKKKIKALAKEYNYRPNIYARSLKTKKTKTIGVIIPNILAHYFAKVLLGIEQEVSKKGYSIITCISDESYEKETKSIELFNSGCVDGFLISLSKETQSNNFYEEINDAIEQGLPVVMFDRTSDKVNGDKVTINDFESAYNATQLLIESDHKKIIFVSPISGTNVGNEREKGYRQAITEFFKGTIAPEVLNFTDYPEFTTTLKQYLETNIIDGIVAADELSAIYAMNLAISKGYKVPENLAVIGFTDGILSNNSNPPLSVVDQHETELGKIAAATLIERIESNETTAPKTIVLPSELILRKSTHSAS, encoded by the coding sequence ATGAGTAAAAAAATCACCCTAAAAGAATTAGCACTCATATCTGAATTTTCTGTTTCTACTATTTCTAAAGCACTATCAGATAATCGAGAAATTAGCACCAAAACAAAGAAAAAAATAAAAGCCCTTGCTAAAGAATACAATTACAGGCCTAATATATATGCACGAAGTTTAAAAACAAAAAAAACAAAAACGATAGGGGTTATTATTCCTAATATTTTAGCACACTATTTTGCCAAAGTATTATTGGGTATTGAACAAGAAGTATCAAAAAAAGGGTATAGTATCATTACTTGTATTTCTGATGAATCTTATGAAAAGGAGACCAAAAGCATCGAGTTGTTTAATTCTGGATGCGTAGATGGTTTTCTTATTTCTTTATCAAAAGAAACGCAGTCTAACAATTTCTACGAGGAAATAAATGATGCTATTGAACAAGGGCTGCCTGTGGTTATGTTTGATAGAACTTCTGATAAGGTTAATGGCGATAAAGTAACTATCAATGATTTTGAATCTGCCTATAATGCCACACAATTATTAATTGAATCTGATCATAAAAAAATTATTTTTGTTTCCCCTATTTCAGGCACCAACGTAGGCAATGAAAGAGAAAAAGGCTATAGACAAGCTATCACAGAATTTTTTAAAGGAACAATAGCTCCTGAGGTTTTAAACTTTACGGACTATCCTGAATTTACCACAACACTTAAGCAGTATTTGGAAACTAACATTATTGATGGCATCGTAGCAGCAGATGAATTGTCTGCTATTTACGCTATGAATCTTGCCATTTCTAAAGGCTATAAGGTTCCTGAAAATTTAGCTGTGATTGGTTTTACTGATGGGATTCTTTCCAATAATAGTAATCCGCCTTTAAGTGTTGTAGATCAACATGAAACAGAATTAGGAAAAATTGCAGCAGCCACATTAATAGAACGTATTGAATCTAATGAAACTACAGCACCAAAAACCATTGTATTACCCTCAGAATTAATTCTGAGAAAATCTACCCACTCCGCAAGTTAA
- a CDS encoding SusC/RagA family TonB-linked outer membrane protein: MSKIMMLKEGRSLSRYLSALLLFFAFMSMNGQSKTVTGVVSDANGPLPGVNVIVKGTSNGTQTDFDGNFTLTSVSSGEVLLFTYIGYKKSEVTVGSSSNLAVTLEEDTQALDEVVVVGYGTQKKSDLTGSVGQVDGDDIDKYTFSDASQALQGRVAGVNVEANGGAPGANAIVTIRGASTLSDVGPLYVIDGMFTDNMNSLNPADIATISVLKDASAAAIYGSRAANGVILITTKKGAIGKVGVDLDYSYGFQQSVNKLDWANARQYADIVNRARDNDGNPRFPANDSQFNPNINSDIQEANLRTAPILNANARIYGGSENVRFSLSLNHLEQDGIIKESDYTRTTVRSNATLNFGKFKLENTIGLTRSIDNPNTYFNKERDLLPTINIYDANGNFSASDIPDVDGAPTLASYYGIGNIGNSLALASLEDRTVTSNSILGSIAASYEIFDGLTYKLNLGLDASFTNNYRFTPTYLLNAGTVGNQQFAELRETNNNFISSLIEHTLAYNKLIGKSNVNAIIGYTDQVSNTRSLGVVARGFPSNDVRVASAAEDRAEMPSLDLTKAIRSYFGRVSYTYDSRYLLTATVRRDGSSLFKDGLRWGTFPSVAVGWNISNEKFMEDVTAISNLKIRASYGEVGSDNVSIYAISPELNLNSEYPLGTDQERQTGYSITKGVNDDITWETSKTTDIGLEFATFNNKLRFTMDYFNKKSEDVLVELALPLYTGFGNRVPFNTASITNKGFEFLADYSDNVGELNFNISGNFTVLSNEVTTLGDATPIIEGQFTSNGLKGTKTDVGQPVSSFFGYVTDGIYQTDAEAAAANDSFSPQAGDIRFKDLNEDGQIDTEDQQFLGNPSPDLNYGINISADYKGFDINLFFNGVAGNKILNSNLYRGYFDTEGNYLAGALNAWTPQNTASTIPRNTLLDPGFNRRMSDFYLEKGDYIRLRNVQLGFKLPEDVINSVGLSKLRLYVSASNLFTITDYSGYYPEVGRNNRGGSRRIFSSGVDEGAYPTARSFQLGIQASF, encoded by the coding sequence ATGAGTAAAATAATGATGTTAAAAGAAGGGCGAAGCCTTAGCAGGTACTTAAGTGCATTGCTGCTATTTTTTGCTTTTATGAGTATGAATGGGCAATCAAAAACGGTCACAGGAGTAGTATCCGATGCAAACGGGCCATTGCCAGGAGTTAACGTAATTGTTAAAGGAACCAGTAATGGTACCCAAACAGATTTTGATGGTAATTTTACACTTACCTCAGTGTCCTCAGGAGAGGTATTGCTTTTTACGTATATAGGATACAAGAAAAGCGAAGTTACCGTGGGTAGTTCTTCTAATCTAGCAGTTACTTTAGAAGAAGATACGCAAGCTTTAGATGAGGTTGTAGTCGTTGGGTATGGGACGCAGAAAAAATCAGATTTAACAGGTTCTGTTGGGCAGGTTGATGGAGATGATATTGATAAGTACACCTTTTCTGATGCATCCCAAGCCTTACAAGGTAGAGTAGCGGGTGTAAATGTAGAAGCTAATGGTGGTGCTCCTGGAGCTAATGCCATTGTAACCATTAGAGGGGCAAGCACATTATCAGATGTAGGCCCGCTTTATGTGATTGATGGTATGTTCACAGACAACATGAATTCTTTAAACCCTGCAGATATAGCAACAATTTCTGTATTAAAAGATGCTTCTGCTGCTGCAATTTACGGTTCAAGAGCTGCAAATGGGGTAATTCTTATTACCACTAAAAAAGGTGCAATTGGTAAAGTAGGGGTAGATTTAGATTACAGTTATGGGTTTCAGCAGTCCGTTAATAAATTGGACTGGGCTAATGCAAGGCAATATGCAGACATCGTAAATCGTGCAAGAGATAACGATGGTAACCCTAGATTTCCAGCAAACGATTCGCAATTTAATCCTAATATCAATAGTGATATTCAAGAAGCAAATTTAAGAACGGCACCTATATTAAACGCGAATGCAAGAATTTATGGAGGTAGCGAAAATGTACGTTTTAGCCTTTCGTTAAACCATTTAGAACAAGATGGTATAATTAAAGAGTCTGATTATACAAGAACAACAGTACGATCTAATGCAACCTTAAATTTTGGAAAGTTTAAATTAGAAAATACCATAGGCTTAACCAGGTCTATTGATAATCCTAATACCTATTTTAATAAAGAGAGAGATCTTTTGCCAACTATTAATATTTATGACGCAAACGGAAATTTTAGTGCTAGTGATATTCCAGATGTAGACGGAGCTCCTACTTTAGCTTCTTATTACGGTATAGGGAATATAGGAAACTCTTTAGCGCTTGCAAGTCTAGAAGACAGAACAGTTACAAGTAATTCTATTTTAGGAAGTATAGCTGCTTCTTATGAGATTTTTGATGGCTTAACGTATAAACTAAATTTAGGTTTAGATGCATCGTTCACTAATAATTATAGATTTACACCAACCTACCTCTTAAATGCAGGTACGGTAGGAAATCAGCAATTTGCAGAATTAAGAGAAACAAATAACAATTTTATTTCTTCTTTAATAGAGCATACCTTGGCTTACAATAAACTTATAGGTAAGAGTAATGTAAATGCAATTATTGGGTATACAGATCAGGTTTCTAATACACGATCTTTAGGTGTTGTGGCTAGAGGGTTTCCTTCAAATGATGTTCGTGTAGCTTCTGCGGCGGAAGATAGAGCAGAAATGCCATCATTAGATTTAACTAAAGCAATTCGTTCTTATTTTGGTAGAGTAAGTTATACTTATGATAGTAGGTATTTGTTAACCGCTACCGTACGTCGTGATGGGTCTTCATTATTTAAAGATGGCTTACGTTGGGGTACTTTTCCTTCTGTAGCTGTTGGATGGAATATCAGTAATGAAAAATTTATGGAAGATGTTACGGCCATTTCTAACTTAAAAATAAGAGCTAGTTACGGTGAAGTAGGTTCAGATAACGTATCTATCTATGCTATTAGCCCAGAATTGAACTTAAACAGTGAATATCCTTTAGGTACAGATCAAGAAAGACAAACTGGATACTCCATTACCAAAGGTGTAAATGATGATATTACTTGGGAAACCAGTAAGACTACAGATATAGGTTTAGAATTTGCAACGTTCAATAATAAGTTGCGTTTTACGATGGATTATTTTAATAAGAAGTCTGAAGATGTATTAGTAGAACTTGCTTTACCATTATATACTGGGTTTGGTAATAGAGTACCTTTCAATACGGCAAGTATTACCAATAAAGGTTTTGAGTTTTTAGCAGACTATTCTGATAATGTAGGGGAGTTAAACTTTAATATAAGTGGAAACTTTACGGTATTGAGTAACGAGGTAACTACGTTGGGTGATGCTACTCCAATTATAGAAGGACAGTTTACTTCAAACGGTTTAAAAGGCACAAAAACTGATGTTGGGCAGCCCGTATCATCTTTCTTTGGGTATGTTACCGACGGTATCTACCAAACAGATGCAGAAGCTGCAGCGGCTAATGATTCTTTCAGCCCACAGGCAGGAGATATTCGTTTCAAAGATTTAAATGAAGATGGTCAGATAGATACGGAAGATCAACAATTTTTAGGAAATCCTTCTCCAGATTTAAATTATGGAATTAATATTTCAGCAGATTACAAAGGGTTTGATATTAATTTATTTTTTAATGGTGTTGCGGGTAATAAAATATTGAACTCAAATTTATACCGTGGTTATTTTGATACAGAGGGTAACTATTTAGCAGGTGCTTTAAATGCTTGGACGCCACAAAACACAGCATCTACTATTCCTAGAAATACATTGTTAGATCCTGGATTTAATAGACGTATGTCAGATTTTTACTTAGAAAAAGGAGACTATATTAGATTGCGTAATGTACAACTTGGTTTCAAACTTCCTGAAGATGTTATCAATTCTGTAGGCTTATCTAAGCTTAGATTGTATGTATCTGCTAGTAATTTATTTACCATCACAGACTATTCAGGATATTATCCAGAAGTGGGTAGAAATAATAGAGGAGGTTCAAGAAGAATCTTTAGTTCTGGTGTAGATGAAGGTGCTTACCCAACAGCAAGATCATTTCAATTAGGTATACAAGCATCATTTTAA